A stretch of Mesoplodon densirostris isolate mMesDen1 chromosome 7, mMesDen1 primary haplotype, whole genome shotgun sequence DNA encodes these proteins:
- the LOC132492987 gene encoding dicarboxylate carrier SLC25A8 yields the protein MVGFKATDVPPTATVKFLGAGTAACIADLITFPLDTAKVRLQIQGERQGPVQAAASAQYRGVLGTILTMVRTEGPRSLYKGLVAGLQRQMSFASIRIGLYDSVKQFYTKGSEHAGIGSHLLAGSTTGALAVAVAQPTDVVKVRFQAQARAGGGRRYQSTIEAYKTIAREEGFRGLWKGTSPNVARNAVVNCAELVTYDLIKDTLLKANLMTDDLPCHFTSAFGAGFCTTIIASPVDVVKTRYMNSAPCQYRSAGHCALTMLQKEGPQAFYKGFMPSFLRLGSWNVVMFVTYEQLKRALVAACASQDAPF from the exons ATGGTTGGGTTCAAGGCCACAGATGTGCCCCCTACTGCCACTGTGAAGTTCCTGGGGGCTGGCACAGCTGCCTGCATTGCAGATCTCATCACCTTTCCCCTGGATACTGCTAAAGTCCGGCTACAG ATCCAAGGAGAAAGGCAGGGGCCAGTGCAGGCTGCGGCCAGTGCCCAGTACCGCGGGGTGCTGGGCACCATCCTGACCATGGTGCGCACCGAGGGCCCCCGCAGCCTCTACAAAGGGCTGGTCGCCGGCCTGCAGCGCCAGATGAGCTTCGCCTCCATCCGCATCGGCCTGTACGACTCTGTCAAGCAGTTCTACACCAAGGGCTCTGAGC ATGCCGGCATCGGGAGCCACCTCCTGGCAGGCAGCACCACAGGTGCCTTGGCTGTGGCCGTGGCCCAGCCAACGGATGTGGTAAAGGTCCGATTCCAAGCGCAGGCCCGGGCTGGAGGTGGCCGGAGGTACCAAAGCACTATTGAGGCCTACAAAACCATTGCCCGAGAGGAGGGGTTTCGGGGACTCTGGAAAG GGACCTCTCCCAATGTCGCTCGTAATGCTGTTGTCAACTGTGCTGAGCTGGTGACCTACGACCTCATCAAGGACACTCTCCTGAAGGCCAACCTAATGACAG ATGACCTCCCTTGCCACTTCACTTCCGCTTTCGGGGCGGGCTTCTGCACCACCATCATCGCCTCCCCTGTCGACGTGGTCAAGACGAGATACATGAACTCTGCCCCATGCCAGTACCGCAGTGCTGGCCACTGCGCCCTCACCATGCTCCAGAAGGAGGGTCCCCAAGCCTTCTACAAAGG GTTCATGCCCTCCTTTCTCCGATTGGGTTCCTGGAACGTGGTGATGTTCGTCACCTACGAGCAGCTAAAACGGGCCCTCGTGGCCGCCTGTGCTTCCCAGGATGCTCCCTTTTGA